From Luteolibacter arcticus, one genomic window encodes:
- a CDS encoding MlaD family protein has product MGESSKKTELWVGLFVFIGLALLGGLIVQFGRFGDRLHGKYQIMVVFDDASGLIKGSEIRMGGARIGKVEEHPELNSDVKVRVVMSIDEAIRIPENSMIQIASATLLGDKMIVIAPPPKAESTGRFLESGAVVRGGGPSGLDAIQNNAESISRDARKLMEDAGVAFKKVDAGIDDIRAVTGRLAATLDKINDSILSEKNLKSIDGTLANFEKASAELAPTVTEAREAIAAFEKASSSAQGTFANADKRIDELKPALEEVPKAVASISRAADKAGQAIDRAQEGEGLLGTLAYDRDVTDDAKVFIRNLRQQGILRYRDKETPEDDPRSRFRGRRR; this is encoded by the coding sequence ATGGGAGAATCCTCCAAGAAGACGGAGCTCTGGGTCGGGCTGTTCGTGTTCATCGGCCTCGCCCTGCTCGGCGGACTGATCGTCCAGTTCGGCCGCTTCGGCGACCGGCTGCACGGGAAATACCAGATCATGGTCGTCTTCGACGATGCCTCCGGCCTCATCAAGGGCTCGGAGATCCGCATGGGCGGCGCCCGCATCGGTAAGGTGGAAGAGCACCCGGAACTGAATTCGGACGTCAAGGTCCGGGTCGTGATGAGCATCGACGAGGCGATCCGCATCCCGGAGAACTCGATGATCCAGATCGCCTCCGCCACCCTGCTCGGGGACAAGATGATCGTGATCGCCCCGCCACCAAAGGCGGAATCCACCGGTCGTTTCCTTGAATCCGGTGCCGTCGTCCGCGGCGGCGGGCCATCGGGTCTGGATGCCATCCAGAATAACGCCGAATCGATCAGCCGCGACGCGCGCAAGCTGATGGAGGATGCCGGCGTGGCCTTCAAGAAGGTGGACGCCGGGATCGACGACATCCGGGCCGTGACCGGCCGGCTGGCCGCCACGCTCGACAAGATCAACGACTCCATCCTTTCCGAGAAGAACCTCAAAAGCATCGACGGCACGCTGGCGAACTTCGAGAAGGCATCCGCCGAACTCGCCCCGACCGTGACCGAGGCGCGCGAGGCCATCGCCGCTTTCGAGAAAGCCTCCAGCAGCGCCCAAGGCACCTTCGCCAATGCCGACAAGCGCATCGACGAGCTGAAGCCCGCGCTGGAAGAGGTGCCGAAGGCCGTGGCCTCGATCTCCCGTGCCGCCGACAAGGCCGGCCAGGCGATCGACCGCGCCCAGGAGGGAGAAGGCTTGCTAGGCACGCTCGCCTACGACCGCGATGTCACGGACGACGCCAAGGTCTTCATCCGCAACCTCCGCCAGCAAGGCATCCTCCGCTACCGCGACAAGGAAACGCCGGAAGACGACCCGCGGAGCCGCTTCCGGGGAAGACGGCGGTGA
- a CDS encoding metallophosphoesterase yields the protein MKYLGLLHLSDIHCGRANDQLAKAMACVPGILKDPEMAEIEKIVVLLTGDLTFSGSKKEFGEVAVMLKKLRAELGDKYWTTVMVPGNHDCDFSKPQTVRNMVLRQIPSESEPIFQEDLVTTCTAVQDEFFAFMNEFCENAPINDKLRLYWEIRLNDGDVAVTLDCYNTSWTSQLHEKPGTLAFPRSLLKKLGDGKNVDLRVGLLHHPTNWITPMRRRALDSHLERTCDIVVSGHEHLVKASSIQDFSGHITNHIQAGVFHEGPGDTPGEFSLIQVDIEERKFRVIKCRSVSSRDYTEIARPVDIFRPFRRDRSRIAHGYQISPDFEAFISNPGVEFTHPSGRQITLEDIFVMPDFRSVSKASEEDSITFLPGERLHQFIDDNKLVFVSGGELAGKTSVAKKVFVGSLQSGALPIWINGSEITNNTASDVSKLIKNGINRCYLNAEFDEFVQSENSELKVLIIEDFNKSKINLKAKNDLLQELEKNFSSIIVFADPSLSLRELTLTDLELDFRQRYEQIEICEFGPSRRRALAEKWLLLGNEKTISSDQLRQKVEEAEQVFKLLRGDSYFPSLPFFLLSILQIKDSSALRDGVGKYGYHYESLINDALLNSFGKVSEDDRRNYLSLFAYQLFTNKSESLSDQEWELLHRNFQTTYKKSVSKSEIEKIVLGSKLVIQIEGVWKFRYPYVYYFFVARYFRDRLHDGRILEIVESLSSNFHTELATNIWMFLVHQSKNPILLGILIKRAKSLLPQYPEAEMDNDLRFFSKIGQKPDELEAYVIDTPQEKRERLRDDDRNEAINGDGEKSTSIPETDSIFKEIDASLKTVQVLGQMLKNFSYEGDTKIDLVRQGSLLCFRLLGFLLSALEKQHNEFIDFIAKKLAKLNSGTQSYEEARQEVTRNVVRIARMNILGIFRFAAVALGSKDEEEVYDEFTKEVKSNAGDLLAMAIKLESAKLPINEISKLAAKLKNNYIAESTLKLLVIHHCYVFEPKISDLQAVCDSLGLKAKSLETKRTLKALQG from the coding sequence ATGAAATACCTAGGGCTTCTCCACCTGAGCGATATCCACTGCGGCCGCGCTAACGACCAATTAGCCAAAGCCATGGCATGCGTCCCAGGCATTCTCAAAGATCCGGAGATGGCTGAAATTGAGAAAATTGTAGTTCTGCTCACCGGGGACCTGACTTTTTCCGGATCAAAAAAGGAATTCGGAGAGGTTGCGGTAATGCTTAAGAAGCTGCGGGCCGAGTTGGGTGACAAATATTGGACTACCGTTATGGTGCCCGGAAATCACGATTGTGATTTTTCTAAACCTCAAACAGTTCGGAATATGGTACTCCGGCAGATCCCATCCGAATCGGAGCCGATTTTTCAAGAAGATCTCGTCACTACATGCACCGCAGTTCAAGACGAATTCTTCGCTTTCATGAATGAATTTTGTGAAAATGCTCCAATCAATGATAAGCTCCGATTGTACTGGGAAATTCGCCTAAATGACGGTGATGTCGCTGTGACATTGGATTGCTACAACACTTCTTGGACATCACAACTACATGAAAAACCGGGGACTTTGGCTTTTCCTCGCTCGCTACTAAAGAAACTAGGCGACGGCAAAAATGTAGACCTTCGAGTAGGACTTTTGCATCATCCAACAAACTGGATTACCCCGATGCGCCGCCGCGCTTTGGATTCACATCTTGAACGAACTTGTGACATTGTAGTATCTGGTCACGAGCATTTGGTAAAAGCTTCTTCCATCCAAGATTTTAGTGGTCACATCACCAATCATATTCAAGCCGGAGTATTCCATGAGGGGCCCGGGGATACGCCGGGTGAATTTTCGCTGATTCAAGTGGATATTGAAGAGCGGAAATTTCGTGTAATAAAGTGTCGCTCAGTTAGCTCCAGGGATTATACAGAAATAGCCCGACCGGTTGATATTTTTCGTCCTTTCCGTCGAGATCGCTCGCGTATTGCACATGGCTATCAGATCAGCCCGGATTTCGAAGCGTTTATTTCAAATCCAGGAGTGGAATTTACACATCCATCAGGACGCCAAATTACGCTAGAAGATATTTTTGTGATGCCCGATTTCCGGAGCGTTTCAAAGGCTTCCGAAGAAGACTCAATCACGTTCCTTCCAGGTGAGCGGTTACATCAATTCATCGACGACAATAAGTTGGTCTTCGTATCAGGCGGCGAACTTGCCGGGAAAACCTCGGTTGCCAAAAAAGTTTTTGTTGGAAGCCTTCAATCAGGAGCCCTTCCTATTTGGATCAATGGTTCCGAAATAACTAACAATACGGCATCCGATGTCTCAAAGTTGATAAAGAACGGGATCAACCGATGCTATTTGAATGCTGAGTTTGATGAATTCGTCCAGTCTGAAAACAGCGAGTTGAAAGTGCTTATTATAGAGGACTTCAACAAATCGAAAATCAATTTAAAAGCTAAAAATGACCTACTCCAAGAACTGGAAAAGAATTTTTCATCCATCATAGTTTTTGCAGATCCTTCTCTTAGTCTTCGTGAGCTGACGCTAACTGATTTAGAGTTGGACTTTAGACAGCGTTACGAACAAATCGAAATTTGTGAGTTTGGCCCGTCCCGGCGACGAGCATTGGCCGAGAAATGGCTACTCCTTGGAAATGAAAAAACAATTTCCTCAGATCAACTTCGCCAAAAAGTGGAGGAGGCAGAACAGGTTTTTAAACTGCTCCGAGGCGACAGCTATTTTCCTTCGCTACCGTTTTTTCTACTCTCAATACTTCAAATTAAGGATTCCTCAGCATTGCGTGACGGGGTTGGAAAATACGGATATCACTACGAATCTTTAATTAACGATGCGCTGTTAAATTCTTTCGGGAAGGTAAGTGAAGACGATAGGCGAAACTATTTATCCCTGTTCGCGTATCAGTTATTCACCAACAAATCCGAAAGTCTTTCTGACCAGGAATGGGAGTTGCTGCATCGGAACTTCCAGACCACCTACAAAAAATCTGTTTCGAAGAGCGAAATCGAGAAGATCGTCCTAGGATCCAAACTAGTTATTCAAATCGAGGGCGTCTGGAAGTTCAGGTACCCTTACGTTTATTATTTCTTCGTTGCGCGGTATTTCCGGGATAGGTTACATGATGGGAGAATTCTGGAGATAGTTGAAAGCTTGAGTTCAAATTTTCATACCGAACTGGCGACAAATATATGGATGTTCTTGGTGCATCAGTCAAAAAATCCCATTCTCTTGGGAATTCTCATCAAGCGAGCGAAGTCACTTTTGCCACAATATCCAGAGGCAGAAATGGACAACGATTTGCGCTTCTTCTCGAAGATCGGACAGAAACCAGATGAGTTAGAAGCTTACGTCATTGATACTCCACAGGAGAAAAGAGAACGCTTGAGGGACGACGACCGAAACGAAGCAATCAACGGGGATGGGGAGAAGTCTACTTCAATTCCTGAGACCGACTCTATTTTCAAGGAGATCGATGCTAGCCTAAAAACGGTTCAAGTTCTAGGGCAAATGCTTAAAAACTTTTCTTATGAAGGAGACACCAAGATAGACCTTGTGAGGCAGGGGAGTTTGTTGTGCTTCAGACTACTAGGGTTTTTACTCTCTGCTCTGGAAAAGCAGCACAACGAATTCATTGATTTTATTGCAAAGAAGCTTGCTAAACTAAACTCTGGAACTCAGAGCTACGAAGAAGCGCGCCAAGAGGTCACTCGGAATGTTGTGCGTATTGCGAGGATGAATATCCTAGGTATATTTAGATTTGCCGCAGTCGCCTTGGGTTCGAAGGATGAGGAGGAAGTCTACGATGAATTCACTAAAGAAGTAAAATCAAACGCCGGCGATTTGCTCGCTATGGCAATCAAGCTAGAGTCCGCCAAACTGCCAATAAATGAAATCAGTAAACTAGCGGCAAAACTCAAGAACAACTACATTGCAGAGTCCACATTGAAGCTTTTGGTTATACATCACTGCTATGTATTCGAGCCTAAAATATCCGATCTCCAAGCTGTCTGTGATTCTCTCGGCTTGAAGGCCAAGTCCCTTGAAACTAAGAGAACTCTTAAAGCTCTTCAAGGGTAG
- a CDS encoding DUF1080 domain-containing protein: protein MKAAALLCLLAVTWPLPLTAAEPPEVTVPPCCTGNSRATAIESDLFADPAKWTFGDAKAWKWSGEGKDRVLQLVAQSTVKPKVRSPFNLAWFEGREWKDFTLTAELRLTKFDAGNNDLCIAFGRAAEDRFYYAHLGKKADEPHHQIHLVDQADRKPITTFRTTGTPWKEGTWHTVKIVRNTATGDIGVWFDDMEKPVLTAKDKTLDWGKIGLGSFDDLGEFRNVKVKGTSR from the coding sequence ATGAAAGCTGCCGCCTTGCTGTGCCTGCTCGCCGTCACCTGGCCACTGCCGCTGACCGCCGCCGAACCGCCAGAGGTGACGGTGCCGCCGTGCTGCACGGGCAACAGCCGCGCCACCGCGATCGAGAGCGACCTCTTCGCCGATCCCGCCAAGTGGACCTTCGGAGATGCGAAGGCGTGGAAATGGAGCGGCGAGGGCAAGGACCGCGTGCTGCAACTGGTGGCACAGAGCACCGTGAAGCCGAAGGTCCGCAGTCCCTTCAATCTCGCGTGGTTCGAGGGGCGGGAGTGGAAGGACTTCACCCTGACCGCGGAGCTGCGGCTGACCAAGTTCGACGCCGGCAACAATGACCTCTGCATCGCCTTCGGCCGCGCCGCGGAAGATCGCTTCTACTACGCCCACCTCGGCAAAAAGGCGGATGAACCGCACCACCAGATCCACCTCGTGGACCAGGCCGACCGCAAGCCCATCACCACCTTCCGCACCACCGGCACCCCGTGGAAGGAAGGCACCTGGCACACGGTCAAGATCGTCCGCAACACCGCCACCGGCGACATCGGCGTCTGGTTCGATGACATGGAGAAGCCGGTCCTGACCGCCAAGGACAAGACCCTCGACTGGGGCAAGATCGGCCTCGGCTCCTTCGACGACCTCGGGGAGTTCCGGAACGTGAAGGTGAAGGGGACGTCGCGGTGA
- a CDS encoding DUF6940 family protein has product MSARHPWKAEARQLDHRTVKVSLLAEAPLSFSEVMRLLETDAEFREFFTLSVQQAGYDSYFWEAPPVTFSTADRPFEFVVVEGASLEFLRPDPKPFSGHFAARAGDSVIDFPNLGGDAHLVVPTPVAADWGYYTHLGRFLREAPSSQIDAFWQTLGKCMRHRVSTSPLWLSTAGMGVSWLHFRLDSRPKYYRHKAYATWDS; this is encoded by the coding sequence ATGTCTGCCCGACATCCGTGGAAGGCTGAGGCCCGGCAATTGGATCATCGCACGGTAAAGGTATCCCTTCTGGCGGAAGCTCCGCTCTCGTTCTCGGAGGTCATGCGGCTGCTGGAAACCGACGCGGAATTCCGAGAGTTTTTCACGCTCTCGGTTCAGCAAGCCGGCTATGATTCCTATTTCTGGGAGGCTCCGCCGGTCACCTTCTCCACCGCGGACCGGCCTTTCGAGTTCGTGGTGGTGGAAGGGGCCTCCTTGGAATTCCTGAGGCCCGACCCCAAGCCATTCTCCGGGCACTTCGCGGCCCGGGCGGGTGACAGCGTGATCGATTTCCCCAACCTCGGTGGAGACGCCCATCTGGTAGTCCCGACACCCGTTGCGGCGGACTGGGGTTACTATACTCACCTGGGGCGCTTCCTGCGCGAGGCTCCCTCCTCCCAGATCGACGCCTTTTGGCAGACCCTGGGGAAATGCATGCGGCATCGCGTTTCGACTTCACCCCTCTGGCTGAGCACCGCGGGCATGGGCGTCTCGTGGCTCCACTTCCGCCTCGATTCCCGACCGAAATACTACCGGCACAAGGCCTACGCCACCTGGGATTCCTGA
- a CDS encoding MBL fold metallo-hydrolase: protein MLFRSLCRNAEIGANSYLLDTGKARVVLDAGLHPKHDGLGGLPRYELLEAGSIDSVVVTHAHLDHIGSLPVLLSRQPQAKAFFSQAAAELSTAMLHNSVNVMESKRTELGIVEYPLFTHRGIDDLERVFETRPLERPFELDSEGSLIGTFHDAGHVLGSTGITMEANGHRVMYTGDVNFEDSTLIKGARFPEDHVDALIIETTRGDSVRRPDYTRKGEEQRFAEAIARTLDRRGSVLIPVFAMGKTQEVLTMLHRFKKAGLIPKKTPIYIGGLSTKMTVIYDKYAKGRTRRSDDGFRILEDMDLQAGNRKKAGPIPLNPGAIYCLSSGMMSENTVSNGFARAGFLENPKNSLHFVGYADPDSPAGHLRAGQTGDKVVLDTRYPPVARECEMEIFDFSGHATRESLLEFILKVRPKKAFLVHGDPRASTWFVDQLRSKLPKTETIIPEPGKDYRIG, encoded by the coding sequence ATGCTTTTTCGCAGTCTTTGCCGCAACGCCGAAATCGGTGCCAACTCCTATCTTCTCGACACCGGTAAAGCTCGCGTGGTCCTCGACGCCGGACTGCACCCGAAACACGACGGCCTGGGAGGACTGCCCCGCTACGAGCTGCTGGAAGCCGGCTCGATCGACTCGGTGGTGGTGACCCACGCGCACCTCGACCACATCGGCTCGCTGCCGGTGCTGCTGAGTCGGCAGCCGCAGGCGAAGGCATTCTTCAGCCAGGCCGCCGCCGAGCTATCCACGGCGATGCTGCACAACTCGGTGAACGTGATGGAGTCGAAGCGCACCGAGCTCGGCATCGTCGAGTATCCCCTTTTCACCCACCGCGGCATCGATGACCTCGAGCGGGTCTTCGAAACCCGCCCGCTGGAGCGCCCCTTCGAGCTGGATTCCGAAGGCAGCCTGATCGGCACCTTTCATGACGCGGGCCACGTGCTCGGCTCCACCGGCATCACGATGGAGGCGAATGGCCACCGCGTGATGTACACCGGGGATGTGAATTTCGAGGACTCCACCCTGATCAAGGGCGCCCGTTTTCCCGAGGACCACGTGGATGCCCTGATCATCGAGACCACCCGCGGCGACAGCGTCCGGCGGCCGGACTACACCCGGAAGGGCGAGGAACAGCGCTTCGCCGAGGCGATCGCCCGCACCCTCGACCGCCGCGGCAGCGTGCTGATCCCGGTCTTCGCCATGGGCAAGACCCAGGAGGTGCTGACCATGCTGCACCGCTTCAAGAAGGCGGGCCTGATTCCGAAGAAGACTCCCATCTACATCGGCGGTCTCAGCACCAAGATGACGGTCATCTACGACAAGTACGCCAAGGGCCGCACCCGCCGCAGCGACGATGGCTTCCGCATCCTGGAGGACATGGATCTCCAAGCCGGCAACCGCAAGAAAGCCGGCCCGATCCCGCTCAATCCCGGCGCCATCTACTGCCTCTCCAGCGGCATGATGAGCGAGAACACGGTCTCGAACGGATTCGCCCGAGCCGGCTTCCTCGAGAATCCGAAGAACTCGCTGCACTTCGTCGGCTACGCCGATCCCGACTCCCCCGCCGGCCATCTGCGCGCCGGACAGACCGGGGACAAGGTGGTGCTCGACACCCGCTACCCCCCCGTCGCCCGCGAGTGCGAGATGGAGATCTTCGACTTCAGCGGCCACGCCACCCGCGAGTCACTGCTGGAATTCATCCTCAAGGTCCGGCCGAAGAAGGCATTCCTCGTCCACGGCGACCCGCGGGCCAGCACCTGGTTCGTCGATCAGCTCCGCAGCAAGCTGCCGAAGACCGAGACGATCATCCCCGAGCCGGGGAAGGATTACCGGATTGGTTGA
- a CDS encoding right-handed parallel beta-helix repeat-containing protein codes for MLFRVSTLITLLAVPSFAADYHLSPTGSNAGAGSAEQPWKTFAHAVPLLSAGDTLHLHAGTYPERLVLSGKSGTAEAPIVIRAAENEAPAIDGSALTVPAGGRVGLVVVENCNHVHLRGLEVRNYKTTNAARTPAGIQIEGSGSGLKVLDCKVHNIWQSSTAEESNGFGICVYGTSTTPITGLVVDGNEVHHLRTGQSESLVLNGNVTNFTVSRNHVHDCNNIGIDLIGYEGSAPTTALDRARDGVVRENLVHGIDSAFNPGYGGNFTTGGGDQSAAGIYIDGGTNITVERNRVYGCNFGIELASEAAAGSTDHIRLRNNLLHHNHAAGIIMGGYDHERGTTRNCEVRNNTLYRNDTAKTFGGQITLQFYLEDNTFKNNIVWANEETKQMVVHYVKGGTATERAFGPRNVFDYNLYFCGGNESGIEFGLNPTGNGADQGNKSYNGLAAWRTAVGSDANSVFSNPGFAVAVPGVNPAAADFKITASSFAKDRGDPAFIPAAEEKDFFNASRRANGRVDIGAHEFMTGLQAWRDTHFSLPDGGPPAGNDDDPDADGVRNLVEYSQGMNPVLPDLHLSPAGEAAGSIFRFRYRKQAPELAYQVQSSVDLGAWPAAIPPEQSDGSGSYWRDFPMAGGSRFVRLAVSQ; via the coding sequence ATGTTGTTCCGGGTCTCGACGCTGATCACCCTGCTGGCCGTGCCGTCGTTTGCGGCGGACTACCACTTGAGCCCGACGGGCAGCAATGCCGGGGCGGGAAGCGCGGAGCAGCCATGGAAGACTTTCGCTCACGCCGTGCCGCTGCTTTCCGCCGGGGACACGCTGCACCTGCATGCCGGGACTTATCCGGAGCGGCTGGTGCTTTCCGGCAAAAGCGGGACCGCCGAGGCACCCATTGTCATCCGCGCCGCGGAGAACGAAGCGCCGGCAATCGATGGCAGCGCGCTCACCGTGCCGGCCGGGGGGCGGGTGGGACTGGTGGTGGTGGAGAACTGCAACCACGTCCACCTCCGCGGCCTGGAGGTGCGGAATTACAAGACGACGAATGCGGCGCGCACCCCGGCCGGCATCCAGATCGAGGGCAGCGGCAGCGGCTTGAAGGTGCTCGATTGCAAGGTCCACAACATCTGGCAAAGCAGCACGGCCGAGGAATCGAACGGCTTCGGGATCTGCGTGTATGGCACCTCCACCACGCCGATCACCGGCTTGGTCGTGGATGGCAACGAGGTCCACCACCTCCGCACCGGACAAAGCGAGTCGCTGGTGCTGAACGGCAACGTGACGAACTTCACGGTGAGCCGGAACCACGTCCACGATTGCAACAACATCGGCATCGACCTGATCGGCTACGAGGGCTCGGCCCCGACGACGGCGCTCGACCGGGCTCGCGATGGCGTGGTGCGGGAGAACCTGGTCCACGGGATCGATAGCGCCTTCAACCCTGGCTACGGCGGCAATTTCACCACCGGCGGCGGGGACCAGTCGGCGGCCGGAATCTATATCGATGGCGGCACCAACATCACGGTGGAGCGCAACCGGGTGTATGGCTGCAACTTCGGCATCGAGCTCGCCAGCGAGGCAGCCGCTGGCTCCACCGACCACATCCGCCTGCGGAATAACCTGCTGCACCACAACCACGCCGCCGGGATCATCATGGGCGGCTACGACCACGAGCGCGGCACGACGCGGAACTGCGAGGTGCGGAACAACACGCTCTACCGCAACGACACGGCGAAGACCTTTGGCGGGCAGATCACGCTGCAGTTCTATCTGGAGGACAACACCTTCAAGAACAACATCGTGTGGGCCAATGAGGAGACCAAGCAGATGGTCGTCCACTACGTCAAAGGCGGCACGGCGACAGAGCGCGCGTTCGGGCCGCGCAATGTCTTCGACTACAATCTCTACTTCTGCGGCGGAAACGAGTCGGGCATCGAGTTTGGCCTGAACCCGACCGGCAACGGGGCCGACCAAGGCAACAAGTCATACAACGGTCTTGCGGCGTGGCGCACGGCCGTGGGGAGCGACGCCAACTCGGTATTCAGTAATCCGGGATTCGCGGTGGCGGTTCCGGGGGTGAACCCCGCGGCGGCGGATTTCAAGATCACCGCCTCTTCGTTCGCGAAAGATCGCGGCGATCCGGCATTCATCCCCGCCGCGGAGGAGAAGGATTTCTTCAACGCATCGCGCCGGGCGAACGGGCGGGTCGATATCGGAGCGCATGAATTCATGACCGGCTTGCAGGCGTGGCGCGACACGCATTTCAGCCTCCCCGACGGCGGTCCCCCGGCCGGCAATGACGACGACCCGGATGCGGATGGCGTGCGCAATCTGGTGGAATACTCGCAAGGGATGAATCCCGTGTTGCCCGATCTCCACCTGAGCCCGGCAGGTGAAGCGGCGGGAAGCATCTTCCGTTTCCGCTACCGCAAGCAGGCACCCGAGCTGGCTTACCAAGTGCAGTCCTCCGTGGACCTCGGCGCTTGGCCCGCAGCGATCCCGCCGGAGCAAAGCGACGGCAGCGGCAGCTACTGGCGGGACTTCCCGATGGCGGGCGGCAGTCGCTTCGTGCGACTCGCGGTTTCGCAATGA
- a CDS encoding SpoIIE family protein phosphatase — MTSSESSGFTPEDTERLCLALKASNEGIWDWWVGKPDVHYSRRILEFLECSEGASPNIFLPPHGQIHPDDRDRFARALANVLNPSGPELFAIDCRLQTGGGHWRWLRIRGTVVRGRNGEAVRIAGSMIDISLRKQAEAQIEDERHILRSLIDCVPLQVYFKDLESRFVLVNRQMAEWNGQPGPEAVIGMHDRDFFASAHWQEAEADEKEIMASGQAVTEKVEREVREDGKVTWVLTSKFPWFDRNGHVKGTFGVSSDVTELVTARQAATELAAELQIRNQAYEEELQLAREIQHALAGSSFPEVSTERAALHFGARYLPISGLAGDFFEVLRISDDSVGMLICDVMGHGVRSALIVAMLRGLLEKQRRSAADPSAFLRGLNNGLHSILDRAGATMFATAFYAVLDLKGGVLRYASAGHPGGIATGSAGVQQLAAGKKQKGPGLGLIAKADYPAGEIPLEGVKRLLLFTDGILEAENPDGEPFLEKRLMETAGGCNGETLEQMLDLVLNRVLQYSDSHHFDDDVCLLGVEVLPVPATVGL; from the coding sequence ATGACCTCGTCGGAAAGCAGCGGATTCACGCCCGAGGACACCGAGCGCCTGTGCCTCGCCCTGAAGGCTTCCAATGAAGGGATCTGGGACTGGTGGGTCGGCAAGCCGGATGTCCACTACTCGCGCCGCATCCTGGAGTTCCTGGAATGCAGCGAGGGGGCCTCGCCGAATATCTTCCTGCCGCCCCACGGACAGATCCACCCGGACGACCGCGACCGCTTCGCCCGGGCGCTGGCAAACGTGCTGAATCCCTCGGGGCCGGAGCTCTTCGCGATCGACTGCCGGCTCCAGACCGGCGGCGGGCATTGGCGCTGGCTGCGCATCCGCGGCACCGTGGTCCGCGGTCGCAATGGCGAGGCGGTCCGCATCGCGGGCTCGATGATCGATATTTCCCTGCGCAAGCAGGCCGAGGCGCAGATCGAGGACGAGCGCCACATCCTGCGCTCGCTGATCGATTGCGTGCCGCTGCAGGTCTATTTCAAGGATCTGGAATCGCGGTTCGTGCTGGTGAACCGCCAAATGGCCGAGTGGAACGGCCAGCCCGGCCCCGAGGCGGTGATCGGCATGCACGACCGGGATTTCTTCGCCTCCGCCCACTGGCAGGAGGCCGAGGCGGATGAAAAGGAGATCATGGCGAGCGGCCAGGCCGTCACCGAGAAGGTCGAGCGCGAGGTGCGCGAGGACGGCAAGGTGACCTGGGTGCTGACCTCCAAGTTCCCGTGGTTCGACCGCAATGGCCACGTGAAGGGCACCTTCGGCGTGTCGAGCGACGTGACCGAACTCGTCACCGCCCGGCAGGCCGCCACCGAGCTGGCCGCCGAGCTGCAGATCCGCAACCAAGCCTACGAGGAGGAACTCCAGCTCGCCCGCGAGATCCAGCACGCCCTCGCCGGCTCGTCCTTCCCGGAAGTCTCGACCGAGCGCGCGGCGCTGCACTTCGGCGCGCGCTACCTGCCGATCTCCGGGCTGGCCGGCGATTTCTTCGAGGTGCTGCGCATTTCCGATGACTCGGTCGGCATGCTGATCTGCGACGTGATGGGCCACGGCGTCCGCTCCGCGCTGATCGTCGCCATGCTGCGTGGCCTGCTGGAAAAGCAGCGCCGCAGCGCCGCCGACCCGTCCGCCTTCCTGCGCGGCCTGAACAATGGCCTGCACTCCATCCTCGACCGCGCCGGAGCGACCATGTTCGCCACCGCCTTCTACGCAGTGCTGGACCTCAAAGGCGGCGTGCTGCGCTACGCCAGCGCCGGCCACCCGGGCGGCATCGCCACCGGATCCGCTGGCGTTCAACAACTTGCCGCCGGGAAAAAGCAAAAGGGCCCCGGACTCGGACTTATCGCCAAGGCCGACTACCCCGCCGGGGAGATCCCGCTGGAGGGCGTGAAGCGCCTGCTGCTCTTCACCGACGGCATCCTCGAAGCGGAGAACCCCGACGGCGAACCCTTCCTCGAAAAGCGCCTCATGGAAACCGCCGGCGGCTGCAATGGCGAGACGCTGGAGCAGATGCTCGACCTCGTCCTCAACCGCGTGCTCCAGTATTCCGACAGCCACCACTTCGACGACGACGTCTGCCTGCTGGGTGTCGAGGTGCTGCCCGTCCCTGCCACCGTGGGACTTTAG